Proteins encoded in a region of the Streptomyces sp. NBC_00310 genome:
- a CDS encoding flavin monoamine oxidase family protein, which produces MTSTVPNAIEHADEQQPPITMFGPDFPYAYDDFLAHPAGLGQVPATEHGTEVAVIGGGLSGIVAAYELMKMGLKPVVYEADRIGGRLRTVGFEGCDPSLTAEMGAMRFPPSSTALQHYIDLAGLETRPFPNPLAEATPSTVVDLKGESHYAETIDDLPQVYRDVAAAWNACLEEGADFSDMNRALRERDVPRIREIWAKLVERLDNQTFYGFLCDSEAFKSFRHREIFGQVGFGTGGWDTDFPNSILEILRVVYTEADDHHRGIVGGSQQLPLRLWEREPEKIVHWPYGTSLKSLHADGEPRPAVTRLHRTAGNRITVTDADGDIRTYEAAIFTAQSWMLLSKIACDDSLFPIDHWTAIERTHYMESSKLFVPVDRPFWLDKAVDDKGLPTGRDVMSMTLTDRMTRGTYLLDDGPDKPAVICLSYTWCDDSLKWLPLSANERMEVMLKSLGEIYPNVDIRSHVIGNPVTVSWENEPYFMGAFKANLPGHYRYQRRLFTHFMQDRLPEDKRGIFLAGDDISWTAGWAEGAIQTALNAVWGVMHHFGGTTDATNPGPGDVYDTIAPVELPED; this is translated from the coding sequence ATGACGTCCACCGTGCCCAATGCCATCGAGCACGCAGACGAACAGCAGCCGCCGATCACCATGTTCGGCCCGGACTTCCCGTACGCGTACGACGACTTCCTGGCCCACCCGGCCGGTCTGGGCCAGGTACCGGCCACCGAGCACGGCACCGAGGTCGCGGTCATCGGCGGCGGGCTGTCCGGCATCGTGGCGGCGTACGAGCTGATGAAGATGGGGCTCAAGCCGGTCGTGTACGAGGCCGACCGGATCGGCGGGCGGCTGCGGACCGTGGGGTTCGAGGGGTGCGATCCGTCGCTCACGGCCGAGATGGGGGCGATGCGCTTCCCGCCGTCCTCCACCGCGCTCCAGCACTACATCGACCTGGCGGGTCTGGAGACCCGGCCCTTCCCCAACCCCCTCGCGGAGGCGACGCCCTCGACCGTCGTCGACCTCAAGGGCGAGTCCCACTACGCCGAGACGATCGACGACCTGCCTCAGGTGTACCGGGACGTCGCCGCCGCCTGGAACGCCTGCCTCGAAGAGGGCGCCGACTTCTCCGACATGAACCGGGCGCTGCGCGAGCGGGACGTGCCGCGCATCCGGGAGATCTGGGCGAAGCTCGTCGAGCGGCTCGACAACCAGACCTTCTACGGCTTCCTCTGTGACTCCGAGGCCTTCAAGTCCTTCCGGCACCGCGAGATCTTCGGCCAGGTCGGCTTCGGCACGGGCGGCTGGGACACCGACTTCCCCAACTCCATCCTGGAGATCCTGCGCGTTGTCTACACCGAGGCCGACGACCACCACCGCGGCATCGTCGGCGGCAGCCAGCAGCTTCCGCTGCGGCTCTGGGAGCGCGAGCCGGAGAAGATCGTGCACTGGCCGTACGGGACGTCCCTGAAGTCCCTGCACGCGGACGGTGAGCCGCGGCCGGCCGTGACCCGGCTGCACCGCACGGCCGGCAACCGGATCACCGTGACGGACGCCGACGGCGACATCCGCACCTACGAGGCGGCGATCTTCACCGCCCAGTCCTGGATGCTGCTGTCGAAGATCGCCTGCGACGACTCGCTCTTCCCGATCGACCACTGGACCGCCATCGAGCGGACCCACTACATGGAGTCCAGCAAGCTGTTCGTCCCCGTCGACCGGCCCTTCTGGCTGGACAAGGCCGTCGACGACAAGGGACTTCCGACCGGCCGTGACGTCATGTCGATGACGCTCACCGACCGTATGACGCGCGGGACCTACCTCCTCGACGACGGTCCGGACAAGCCCGCCGTCATCTGCCTCTCCTACACGTGGTGCGACGACAGCCTCAAGTGGCTGCCGCTGTCCGCGAACGAGCGGATGGAGGTCATGCTCAAGTCGCTCGGCGAGATCTACCCGAACGTCGACATCCGGAGCCACGTGATCGGCAACCCGGTGACCGTCTCCTGGGAGAACGAGCCCTACTTCATGGGCGCGTTCAAGGCGAACCTGCCCGGTCACTACCGCTACCAGCGGCGCCTGTTCACGCACTTCATGCAGGACCGGCTGCCCGAGGACAAGCGGGGCATCTTCCTCGCCGGCGACGACATCTCCTGGACGGCCGGCTGGGCCGAGGGCGCCATCCAGACCGCGCTCAACGCGGTCTGGGGCGTCATGCACCACTTCGGGGGCACCACCGACGCGACCAACCCCGGGCCCGGTGACGTCTACGACACGATCGCACCGGTGGAACTGCCGGAGGACTAG
- a CDS encoding ABC transporter permease, translated as MTAVVTEADTALVAAASVKRRPRPGGWLAVLPLLAFVAVAFGLPALAMLNGAFTVKDQTTGATSYTTANMTASVQGAYLTAMLGSVKLSAVSAGLAAVLGLPLAQAVVTSRFPALREAVLTASGVLANFGGVPLAFAFVATLGNAGVLTRQLGLTDKGWDLYSFWGLVIVYLYFLIPLMVLTITPALDGLRVQWREAAQNNGATGLQYWLHVALPVLAPSLLGGLVLLFGSAFAAYATAAAMVGSSIPLVTLQIADAISGNVLVGQENVALALSLDMVLIAGLVMAVYLPLQRRSARWLA; from the coding sequence GTGACCGCCGTCGTCACCGAGGCCGACACCGCGCTGGTGGCCGCCGCTTCCGTGAAGCGGCGGCCCCGCCCCGGCGGATGGCTCGCCGTGCTCCCGCTGCTGGCCTTCGTCGCGGTCGCTTTCGGGCTGCCCGCCCTCGCCATGCTGAACGGCGCGTTCACGGTCAAGGACCAGACCACGGGCGCCACTTCGTACACCACGGCGAACATGACCGCCTCCGTGCAGGGGGCCTACCTCACGGCCATGCTCGGCAGCGTGAAGCTGTCCGCCGTCTCGGCCGGGCTCGCGGCCGTCCTGGGACTGCCGCTCGCCCAGGCCGTGGTGACCTCCCGCTTCCCGGCGCTGCGCGAGGCCGTGCTCACGGCCTCCGGGGTGCTCGCCAACTTCGGCGGTGTCCCGCTCGCCTTCGCGTTCGTCGCCACCCTCGGCAACGCCGGTGTGCTGACCAGGCAGCTGGGTCTGACGGACAAGGGCTGGGACCTCTACAGCTTCTGGGGACTGGTCATCGTCTACCTGTACTTCCTGATCCCGCTGATGGTCCTCACCATCACCCCCGCCCTCGACGGACTGCGCGTCCAGTGGCGGGAGGCCGCGCAGAACAACGGCGCCACCGGCCTCCAGTACTGGCTGCACGTGGCCCTTCCCGTGCTCGCGCCCTCGCTGCTCGGCGGGCTCGTGCTGCTCTTCGGCAGCGCCTTCGCCGCGTACGCCACCGCCGCGGCCATGGTGGGCAGCTCGATCCCGCTGGTCACCCTGCAGATCGCCGACGCCATCTCCGGCAACGTCCTGGTCGGCCAGGAGAACGTGGCGCTCGCCCTCAGCCTCGACATGGTCCTGATCGCCGGGCTGGTCATGGCCGTGTACCTGCCCCTGCAACGACGGAGCGCGCGATGGCTGGCCTGA
- a CDS encoding carbon-nitrogen hydrolase family protein: MRTALLQSSGRPGSVVGNLKVLDEAAGRAAEAGAGLVVAPEMFLTGYAIGDDIARLAEAADGDSADAVAEIAGRHGVAIAYGYPERAGDAVFNSAQLVSADGVRLVNYRKTHLFGCFERDHFTPGERSVVQAELGGLRVGILICYDVEFPENVRAHALAGTDLLVVPTAQMHPFQFVADSMIPVRAFENQMYVAYVNRVGREGEFEFVGLSTLAGPDGIARTRAGREDALVLADADPAFLAASRAANPYLQDRRPGLYGSLV, translated from the coding sequence ATGCGTACCGCCCTGCTCCAGAGCTCCGGTCGTCCCGGCTCGGTCGTCGGGAACCTGAAGGTGCTCGACGAGGCCGCGGGGCGGGCCGCCGAGGCCGGGGCGGGCCTGGTGGTGGCGCCGGAGATGTTCCTGACGGGGTATGCGATCGGCGATGACATCGCGCGGCTCGCCGAGGCGGCGGACGGTGACTCGGCCGACGCGGTCGCCGAGATCGCGGGGCGGCACGGGGTCGCGATCGCCTACGGGTATCCGGAGCGCGCCGGTGACGCGGTCTTCAACTCGGCGCAGCTCGTCTCCGCCGACGGCGTCCGGCTGGTGAACTACCGCAAAACCCATCTCTTCGGCTGCTTCGAGCGCGATCACTTCACGCCGGGGGAGCGGTCCGTCGTACAGGCGGAGCTGGGCGGGCTCCGCGTCGGGATCCTGATCTGCTACGACGTGGAGTTCCCCGAGAACGTCCGCGCCCACGCCCTCGCCGGCACCGATCTGCTCGTGGTGCCGACGGCCCAGATGCATCCGTTCCAGTTCGTCGCCGATTCGATGATCCCGGTGCGGGCCTTCGAGAACCAGATGTACGTCGCCTACGTCAACCGGGTCGGTCGTGAAGGGGAGTTCGAGTTCGTCGGGCTCTCCACGCTGGCCGGGCCCGACGGGATCGCGCGCACCCGCGCCGGACGCGAGGACGCACTCGTCCTCGCCGATGCCGACCCCGCCTTCCTCGCGGCCTCCCGCGCGGCGAACCCGTACCTCCAGGACCGTCGCCCCGGTCTCTACGGGTCCCTCGTCTGA
- a CDS encoding HAD-IA family hydrolase, giving the protein MSRLPLQAALFDMDGTLVDTERLWWDAVEEVAAGLGRTLTEADQPDVLGRPVEYTAAWLAGITGAPRDGVAADLHREFADRVRTGTVPRRGALELLRALAREGVPTALVTASPRAVADTVLDALGRDLFAVSVTADDTEHTKPAPDPYLAACRALGVDPAACVAVEDTETGVASAEAAGCVVLAVPSLAPIDEAPGRTVRESLESVTPASLRRLVAPDGPVLRVMTWNLWHGGTRVRDHRAKQLKVITETDVDVVGLQETYGTAARELADALGWHHHRAGDNLGIISRHPITARFGDPDVGFYGAAGVRIRTGSGTEVDIWTVHLDCEPYGPYEAAFDGLEAAELTAHEEVRLARLRDCLSRIDGTVPVVVVGDFNSPSHLDRPDVDWPVTRAAEAAGLRDSYREAHPDPVREPGHTWSPVHTEHEDGSGRPEPQDRIDFVLHRGLAVLDSRTHVSGTPRTWPDVEDNDWPSDHAAVITTFAPVTAAQQE; this is encoded by the coding sequence TTGTCTCGACTCCCGCTCCAGGCCGCCCTGTTCGACATGGACGGCACGCTCGTCGACACCGAGCGGCTCTGGTGGGACGCGGTGGAGGAGGTGGCCGCCGGCCTCGGGCGCACACTGACCGAGGCCGACCAGCCGGACGTGCTGGGCCGTCCGGTCGAGTACACCGCCGCCTGGCTCGCCGGGATCACGGGCGCACCGCGGGACGGGGTGGCCGCCGACCTGCACCGGGAGTTCGCCGACCGGGTCCGCACCGGGACCGTACCCCGCCGGGGCGCGCTGGAGCTGCTGAGGGCCCTGGCCCGCGAGGGCGTCCCCACCGCCCTGGTCACCGCGTCCCCGCGAGCCGTCGCCGACACCGTCCTCGACGCCCTCGGCCGCGACCTGTTCGCCGTCTCCGTCACCGCCGACGACACCGAGCACACCAAGCCTGCCCCCGACCCCTACCTCGCCGCCTGCCGCGCCCTCGGCGTCGACCCCGCCGCCTGTGTGGCCGTCGAGGACACCGAGACCGGTGTCGCCTCGGCCGAGGCGGCGGGCTGCGTGGTCCTCGCCGTGCCCTCGCTCGCGCCCATCGACGAGGCCCCGGGGCGGACCGTACGGGAGAGCCTGGAATCGGTGACACCGGCGAGCCTGCGCCGGCTGGTCGCCCCCGACGGGCCCGTCCTGCGCGTGATGACCTGGAACCTCTGGCACGGCGGCACCAGGGTCCGGGACCACCGGGCCAAGCAGCTCAAGGTCATCACCGAGACGGACGTCGACGTGGTCGGCCTCCAGGAGACGTACGGCACCGCCGCGCGGGAACTCGCCGACGCCCTCGGCTGGCACCACCACCGGGCCGGCGACAACCTCGGCATCATCAGCCGCCACCCGATCACGGCCCGCTTCGGCGACCCCGACGTCGGCTTCTACGGGGCGGCGGGCGTCCGGATCAGGACCGGCTCCGGTACCGAGGTGGACATCTGGACGGTCCACCTGGACTGCGAGCCGTACGGGCCCTACGAGGCCGCCTTCGACGGGCTGGAGGCCGCCGAGCTGACCGCCCACGAGGAGGTGCGGCTCGCCCGGCTGCGGGACTGCCTGAGCCGGATCGACGGCACCGTGCCGGTCGTCGTGGTCGGCGACTTCAACAGCCCGTCCCACCTCGATCGGCCGGACGTCGACTGGCCGGTCACCAGGGCCGCCGAGGCGGCCGGCCTGCGCGACTCCTACCGCGAGGCCCACCCCGACCCCGTACGGGAGCCGGGCCACACCTGGTCGCCGGTCCATACCGAACACGAGGACGGCAGCGGCCGGCCGGAGCCGCAGGACCGGATCGACTTCGTCCTGCACCGGGGCCTCGCGGTGCTCGACTCCCGGACCCATGTCAGCGGCACACCCCGCACCTGGCCGGACGTCGAGGACAACGACTGGCCGTCGGACCACGCGGCGGTGATCACCACGTTCGCGCCGGTGACGGCCGCCCAGCAGGAGTGA
- a CDS encoding ABC transporter permease — protein sequence MAGLNPGRPAPRRPALWRPLVLAVAGLYFLVPLAASVIFTVDVPGEGITFDAYGRILGTDGFVTSLLLSLELAAVTIAVVLLLMVPAMVALRLGAPRLRPVVEVVCSLPLVVPPIAFVAGLGTVLKWGPEHLSRTPLFQTFVAIQNPDFPLVLVLAYVVMALPFVYRALDAGLRAMDVPTLVEAARSCGASWPQALVRAVLPNLRGALLNSAFLTLALVLGEFTVAQLLGFRPFAVWIVNVSGSQAQLSVAVSVLSLLVTWAMLLALASFGGRTPTASASRG from the coding sequence ATGGCTGGCCTGAACCCCGGGCGCCCGGCACCGCGGCGCCCCGCCCTGTGGCGCCCGCTCGTCCTCGCCGTCGCCGGGCTGTACTTCCTCGTCCCGCTCGCCGCCTCCGTGATCTTCACGGTCGACGTGCCGGGCGAGGGGATCACCTTCGACGCGTACGGCCGGATCCTCGGCACCGACGGCTTCGTGACCAGCCTGCTGCTCTCGCTGGAGCTGGCCGCCGTGACGATCGCCGTCGTCCTGCTGCTGATGGTGCCCGCCATGGTCGCGCTGCGGCTCGGCGCGCCCAGGCTGCGGCCGGTCGTGGAGGTGGTGTGCTCCCTGCCACTGGTGGTGCCGCCGATCGCGTTCGTCGCCGGGCTCGGGACCGTGCTCAAGTGGGGTCCCGAACACCTCTCCCGGACCCCGCTGTTCCAGACCTTCGTCGCGATCCAGAACCCCGACTTCCCCCTGGTGCTGGTCCTCGCCTACGTCGTGATGGCGCTGCCCTTCGTGTACCGGGCGCTGGACGCGGGGCTGCGCGCCATGGACGTACCGACCCTCGTCGAGGCCGCCCGCAGCTGCGGGGCGAGCTGGCCGCAGGCGCTGGTGCGGGCCGTGCTGCCCAATCTGCGCGGGGCGCTGCTCAACTCCGCCTTCCTCACCCTGGCGCTCGTGCTCGGCGAGTTCACCGTCGCCCAGCTACTGGGCTTCAGGCCGTTCGCCGTGTGGATCGTCAACGTCAGCGGCTCGCAGGCCCAGCTCTCCGTCGCCGTCTCGGTCCTCAGCCTGCTCGTCACCTGGGCCATGCTCCTCGCGCTCGCCTCGTTCGGCGGACGCACCCCAACCGCTTCCGCCTCCCGGGGATGA
- a CDS encoding glycoside hydrolase family 6 protein, giving the protein MVAAASVVAVVGTVTGMVAAMGGDRGADEARPLTSRAAALPSDPSDPSDPSDPSDPSDQAEPTQGSPSPSRASPPPSSSKSPDPSEKAGVRPSAERTEQRTVPVAGPGRLYRHPDSQVLDWVRDHPQDPRSTAIATGIADRPAAVWFTDPTPATATTQVAAVASAGAARGQVPVLVAYAIPDRDCGGASQGGASSLDAYDAWIDAFAAGLGSDDVIVILEPDGIAQSDCLSAGARADRFASLARAGRVLKAANPEARVYYDAGHSEWNPPDKQAALLRQAGAASADGSDGVFSNVSNFNRTEAEVAYTRQVLEALDALGGPAGLGAVIDTSRNGNGAPADGEWCDPAGRGLGRPPTLTTGASRIDAYLWVKLPGESDGCRGRAGEFSPGYAYELARG; this is encoded by the coding sequence ATGGTGGCCGCGGCGTCGGTCGTGGCCGTCGTCGGCACCGTCACCGGGATGGTGGCCGCGATGGGCGGCGACAGAGGCGCCGACGAGGCCCGGCCACTGACGAGCCGCGCAGCGGCACTCCCATCAGATCCATCAGATCCATCCGATCCGTCTGATCCGTCTGATCCGTCCGATCAGGCCGAACCGACTCAGGGCTCGCCCTCCCCGTCGCGCGCGTCGCCCCCGCCGTCGTCCTCGAAGTCGCCCGACCCCTCCGAGAAGGCCGGTGTGCGGCCCTCGGCGGAGCGGACCGAACAGCGGACGGTACCCGTGGCCGGCCCCGGCCGGCTCTACCGTCACCCCGACTCCCAGGTCCTCGACTGGGTCCGGGACCACCCGCAGGACCCGCGCAGCACAGCCATCGCGACCGGCATCGCCGACCGGCCGGCCGCCGTCTGGTTCACCGACCCCACCCCGGCCACCGCCACCACCCAGGTCGCGGCGGTGGCCTCCGCGGGCGCCGCGCGGGGGCAGGTGCCGGTCCTCGTGGCGTACGCGATCCCCGACCGCGACTGCGGAGGAGCGTCCCAGGGCGGAGCGTCGAGCCTGGACGCGTACGACGCCTGGATCGACGCGTTCGCCGCCGGGCTCGGCTCGGACGACGTCATCGTGATCCTGGAGCCGGACGGGATCGCCCAGTCCGACTGCCTCTCCGCCGGCGCCCGCGCCGACCGCTTCGCCTCGCTCGCCCGCGCCGGCCGCGTCCTCAAGGCGGCCAACCCCGAAGCCCGCGTCTACTACGACGCCGGGCACTCGGAATGGAACCCGCCGGACAAGCAGGCCGCGCTCCTCCGGCAGGCGGGCGCCGCCTCGGCCGACGGCTCCGACGGCGTCTTCAGCAACGTGTCCAACTTCAACCGCACGGAGGCCGAGGTCGCCTACACCCGTCAGGTCCTCGAGGCCCTCGACGCCCTCGGCGGCCCCGCGGGCCTCGGCGCCGTCATCGACACCAGCCGCAACGGCAACGGCGCCCCGGCCGACGGAGAGTGGTGCGACCCCGCGGGCCGAGGCCTCGGCCGGCCACCGACCCTCACCACCGGCGCGTCCCGCATCGACGCCTACCTGTGGGTGAAGCTGCCGGGCGAGTCCGACGGCTGCCGGGGCAGGGCGGGGGAGTTCTCACCGGGGTACGCGTACGAGCTGGCGCGCGGGTGA
- a CDS encoding ABC transporter ATP-binding protein, with protein MTVLEKTATDTAATVEFRGLRREFGATVALDGLDLTVRPGELLALLGPSGCGKTTALRMLAGFEHPDSGEVLVDGEDVTRVPAHRRDAGMVFQSYSLFPHLSALDNVAFGLRMRKVRTAERRSRAAELLDLVGLADKGAQYPHQLSGGQQQRVALARALALRPRVLLLDEPLSALDAKVRLTLREEIRRLQQELGITTLFVTHDQEEALSMADRVAVMHAGRLEQCAAPVELYGCPATAFVAEFVGTMSRIPGRLDGTTVEVLGRRLPVDGAAPTAAEVDVLVRPEAVGVRADDTGDARVVATAFLGAATRLTVRLADGTEVKADLPTHEAAALGAGAAVTVSLPERPVLVAARATR; from the coding sequence ATGACCGTGCTTGAGAAAACAGCGACCGACACCGCCGCCACCGTCGAGTTCCGGGGCCTGCGCCGGGAGTTCGGGGCCACCGTCGCCCTGGACGGACTCGACCTGACCGTCCGGCCCGGTGAACTCCTCGCGCTGCTGGGCCCGTCCGGCTGCGGCAAGACCACCGCGCTGCGGATGCTCGCCGGCTTCGAACACCCCGACTCCGGCGAGGTGCTGGTCGACGGGGAGGACGTCACCCGCGTCCCGGCCCACCGGCGCGACGCCGGCATGGTCTTCCAGTCGTACAGCCTCTTCCCGCACCTCAGCGCCCTCGACAACGTGGCCTTCGGGCTGCGCATGCGCAAGGTGCGCACGGCCGAACGGCGCTCCCGGGCGGCCGAGTTGCTCGACCTCGTGGGCCTCGCCGACAAGGGCGCCCAATACCCCCATCAGCTCTCCGGCGGCCAGCAGCAGCGCGTCGCCCTCGCCCGGGCGCTCGCCCTGCGGCCCCGGGTGCTGCTGCTCGACGAACCGCTCTCCGCCCTCGACGCCAAGGTGCGGCTGACCCTCCGCGAGGAGATCCGCCGGCTCCAGCAGGAGCTGGGCATCACCACCCTGTTCGTGACCCACGACCAGGAGGAGGCGCTGTCCATGGCCGACCGGGTCGCCGTGATGCACGCCGGGCGGCTCGAACAGTGCGCGGCCCCGGTCGAGTTGTACGGGTGTCCGGCCACCGCCTTCGTCGCCGAGTTCGTCGGCACGATGAGCCGGATCCCGGGCCGGCTGGACGGCACGACGGTCGAGGTGCTGGGCCGGCGGCTGCCCGTGGACGGCGCGGCGCCGACCGCCGCCGAGGTGGACGTACTCGTACGGCCGGAGGCGGTCGGGGTACGGGCGGACGACACCGGCGACGCCCGGGTGGTGGCCACCGCGTTCCTCGGCGCCGCCACCCGCCTCACCGTACGGCTCGCCGACGGCACCGAGGTCAAGGCCGACCTGCCCACGCACGAGGCGGCGGCCCTCGGCGCCGGAGCGGCCGTGACCGTGAGCCTCCCCGAGCGGCCGGTACTGGTCGCCGCGCGCGCCACCCGCTGA
- a CDS encoding DUF5995 family protein — translation MAQLEHFINSVDSVDTVVSRMRALDAVLPERDGIAVFNRVYLTVTEAVDRRLDAGHFPDAEAAITLDVLFAERYLRVAEGGCTPACWRPLLQFRRHPGVRPLQFALCGINAHIGHDLALAVVDTCRTLGCEPADLEDEFEQVGDVLVSLEERIREELMPGPDLLQIADPLTHLLGAWSLERARESTWSAARALWALRGLPDLAEEFAHRLDAAVGLAGRMLLTPLPA, via the coding sequence ATGGCGCAGTTGGAACATTTCATCAATTCCGTGGACTCAGTGGACACCGTCGTCTCCCGTATGCGCGCCCTGGACGCGGTCCTGCCCGAGCGGGACGGGATCGCCGTCTTCAACCGCGTCTACCTCACCGTCACGGAGGCCGTCGACCGGCGGCTGGACGCCGGCCACTTCCCGGACGCCGAGGCCGCGATCACCTTGGACGTGCTCTTCGCCGAGCGGTATCTGAGGGTCGCCGAAGGCGGGTGTACGCCCGCGTGCTGGCGGCCGCTGCTGCAGTTCCGGCGCCATCCCGGCGTACGACCGCTGCAGTTCGCCCTCTGCGGCATCAACGCGCACATCGGGCACGATCTCGCGCTCGCCGTCGTGGACACCTGTCGTACGCTCGGCTGCGAACCCGCCGACCTGGAGGACGAGTTCGAGCAGGTGGGCGATGTCCTCGTCTCGCTGGAGGAACGTATCCGCGAGGAGTTGATGCCGGGCCCCGATCTCCTCCAGATCGCCGATCCGCTCACCCATCTGCTCGGCGCGTGGAGCCTGGAACGGGCCCGTGAGTCCACCTGGTCGGCCGCCCGCGCACTGTGGGCGCTGCGCGGACTCCCCGATCTCGCCGAGGAGTTCGCCCACCGCCTGGACGCGGCGGTGGGCCTGGCGGGCCGCATGCTGCTGACCCCGCTGCCGGCCTGA
- a CDS encoding MFS transporter, with product MTLSPARVPSVGTSGVRRLTATLYGYAFLDDFVLLYPVYALLFSDTGLSIWQISSLFGLWSVTGILLEVPSGAWADAVSRRLLLWLGPLLTAAGFALWVIVPSYGAFALGFVLWGVRGALGSGALEALVYDELDRLGAADRYARVVGRAQAVGMVAVMAAMGLAGPVLDLGGYPAVGAASVLVCVLTSLVATRFPEHRSAEAGGGDRASILTTLRTGLAEVRRDRSVRGALLLVPAVGAVWGALDEYTPLLVRDTGVAEQTVPYLLLVIWVGPAIGSLLTGVGERLSPAGLGVVLAGCAFALAVGALTGTPAGIALVAVAFGGFQLVNVLADARLQDRIDGARRATVTSVASMGTEMATVAVFGAYAAIGASHAHGTAFAVFAVPYLVTAIVLLGRRGA from the coding sequence ATGACTCTCTCACCTGCGCGTGTGCCCAGTGTCGGTACCAGTGGTGTCCGGCGGCTGACGGCCACGCTGTACGGCTACGCGTTCCTCGACGACTTCGTGCTGCTCTACCCGGTGTACGCGCTGCTGTTCAGCGACACCGGTCTGTCGATCTGGCAGATCTCCTCCCTGTTCGGCCTGTGGTCGGTCACCGGGATCCTGTTGGAGGTCCCCTCCGGCGCCTGGGCCGATGCCGTCTCCCGACGGCTGCTGCTGTGGCTGGGCCCGCTGCTCACCGCCGCAGGCTTCGCCCTGTGGGTGATCGTCCCGTCGTACGGGGCCTTCGCCCTCGGCTTCGTCCTCTGGGGTGTGCGCGGTGCGCTGGGCTCCGGGGCGCTGGAAGCGCTGGTCTACGACGAACTGGACCGGCTCGGCGCGGCCGACCGGTATGCGCGGGTCGTCGGCCGCGCCCAGGCCGTCGGCATGGTCGCCGTGATGGCGGCGATGGGGCTGGCCGGGCCGGTCCTCGACCTCGGTGGCTACCCGGCCGTGGGCGCGGCGAGCGTGCTGGTCTGTGTGCTGACCTCGCTGGTGGCCACACGGTTCCCGGAGCACCGGTCGGCCGAGGCGGGCGGTGGTGACCGGGCCTCCATCCTCACGACCCTGCGGACCGGACTCGCGGAGGTCCGCCGGGACCGGTCCGTGCGCGGGGCGCTGCTGCTCGTGCCCGCCGTCGGTGCGGTGTGGGGCGCCCTCGACGAGTACACGCCGCTGTTGGTCCGGGACACCGGGGTGGCCGAGCAGACGGTTCCGTACCTGCTGCTGGTGATCTGGGTGGGGCCGGCGATCGGCAGCCTGCTGACCGGGGTGGGGGAGCGGTTGAGCCCGGCCGGGCTGGGGGTGGTGCTGGCGGGGTGCGCGTTCGCGTTGGCGGTGGGTGCGCTGACGGGCACTCCGGCCGGTATCGCTCTGGTCGCTGTCGCCTTCGGTGGTTTCCAGTTGGTCAACGTTCTCGCCGACGCGCGACTGCAGGATCGGATCGACGGGGCTCGTCGGGCGACGGTGACGTCCGTGGCGAGCATGGGGACCGAGATGGCGACGGTCGCCGTCTTCGGCGCGTACGCCGCCATCGGTGCGTCCCATGCGCACGGGACCGCGTTCGCCGTGTTCGCGGTGCCGTATCTGGTGACGGCGATCGTGCTGCTGGGGCGGAGGGGCGCGTAG